A single genomic interval of Streptococcus suis harbors:
- a CDS encoding class I SAM-dependent methyltransferase — MSNMYYEKNPTVAHDIHEIHVNLLDTPMSFMTDAGVFSKKMVDYGSQVLLKTLHFEKGASVLDVGCGYGPIGLTLAKVFSTKTTLIDINSRALDLATKNAERNGVTAKIYQSNIYENVDETFNHIVSNPPIRAGKSVVHEVIAGAFQRLEANGTLTIVIQKKQGAPSAKAKMEEVFGNCQIIKKDKGYYILESVRE; from the coding sequence ATGTCCAATATGTATTACGAAAAAAATCCTACAGTAGCACATGATATTCATGAAATCCACGTAAACTTACTAGACACCCCAATGTCTTTCATGACAGATGCAGGTGTTTTTAGCAAGAAGATGGTTGATTATGGTAGTCAAGTGCTTTTAAAAACCCTTCATTTTGAAAAAGGGGCATCGGTGTTGGATGTTGGTTGTGGTTATGGACCAATTGGTTTGACACTTGCTAAGGTGTTCAGCACCAAGACAACACTGATTGATATTAATAGCAGAGCTTTGGATTTAGCTACAAAAAATGCTGAGAGGAATGGTGTTACCGCTAAAATTTATCAATCCAATATCTACGAAAACGTGGACGAAACATTCAATCATATTGTTTCAAATCCACCTATTCGGGCCGGAAAATCGGTTGTACATGAAGTAATTGCTGGCGCTTTTCAACGCTTAGAGGCAAACGGAACCTTGACCATTGTCATTCAAAAGAAACAAGGTGCACCGAGTGCCAAGGCTAAGATGGAAGAAGTGTTCGGCAACTGCCAGATAATAAAGAAAGACAAGGGTTACTACATCCTTGAAAGTGTGAGAGAATGA